From the genome of Miscanthus floridulus cultivar M001 chromosome 10, ASM1932011v1, whole genome shotgun sequence, one region includes:
- the LOC136489146 gene encoding uncharacterized protein, translated as MGEVLRGLAQNAGQGHGRDQHQRPKPNQFSTFKDFLDTKPPVFKEAEEPLQSDEWLNTIEQKFHLLRLTEHLKTEYASHQLHGPAGIWWSHHRSTLPGDAQITWNQFKVAFRGHYIPPGLMSMKHTEFMRLTQGTKGLTEYLHAFNNLSRYAIEFVDTDAKKIASFKRGLSPKLMKTLANNKCATFNEFVSDALTQENQNNIYTASKNRKRAFEAGVS; from the coding sequence ATGGGTGAAGTGCTGCGTGGTCTCGCACAGAATGCGGGACAAGGACATGGGAGAGATCAGCATCAGAGACCTAAACCTAACCAGTTCAGTACTTTTaaggactttcttgacaccaagcctcctgtCTTTAAGGAAGCAGAAGAACCACTACAGtcagatgagtggctgaatactatTGAACAGAAGTTCCATCTCTTAAGGCTCACTGAACACTTGAAGACCGAGTATGCATCGCACCAGTTGCATGGGCCGGCAGGcatatggtggagtcatcatcgatccactttgcctggAGATGCTCAAATTACATGGAATCAGTTCAAGGTTGCATTTAGGGGGCATTATATTCCCCCAGGTCTGATGAGCATGAAGCATACGGAATTCATGAGGCTGACACAGGGAACTAAGGGTTTGACagagtatctgcatgcctttaacaatttgtcaaggtatgctatagagtttgtggatacagatgcaaagaaaattgctagtttcaagcggggcctTAGCCCAAAGCTGATGAAGACGCTCGCTAACAACAAATGtgctaccttcaatgagtttgttagtgatgcactAACCCAAGAGAACCAGAACAACATCTATACAGCGTCCAAGAATCGCAAGCGAGCTTTTGAAGCAGGAGTATCTTAG